One Brachyspira pilosicoli P43/6/78 genomic window carries:
- the efp gene encoding elongation factor P, with protein MDVNDLRKGDAIILDGETYLVIDAHFHRAQQRKANVRTKLKNMIKGNMVEKTFASTETVEEADIAYKKAQYLYSEGNEYIFMILDNYEQVHVNEDILGDNKYYLLDNSEVDLQYINEEVTAVRFPIHVILEVTYTEPGFKGDTTGSTLKPAKLETGIEVNVPLFINIGDKIKVDTRDDSYVERVNK; from the coding sequence ATGGATGTTAATGATTTAAGAAAAGGCGATGCTATTATATTAGACGGCGAAACTTATCTAGTAATAGATGCTCACTTTCATAGAGCTCAGCAGAGAAAAGCCAATGTAAGAACTAAATTAAAAAACATGATTAAAGGCAATATGGTTGAAAAAACTTTTGCTTCTACTGAGACTGTTGAAGAGGCTGATATTGCATACAAAAAAGCTCAATATCTATATAGCGAAGGAAATGAGTATATATTCATGATACTTGATAACTATGAACAAGTGCATGTTAATGAAGATATTTTAGGCGATAACAAATATTATTTATTAGATAACAGCGAAGTTGATTTGCAATATATAAATGAAGAAGTTACTGCTGTAAGATTCCCTATACATGTAATCTTGGAAGTTACTTATACAGAACCTGGTTTTAAAGGAGATACTACTGGAAGTACTTTAAAGCCTGCTAAATTAGAAACTGGTATAGAAGTTAATGTACCATTATTCATAAATATTGGAGATAAAATTAAAGTAGATACTAGAGATGACAGTTATGTTGAACGCGTAAATAAATAA
- a CDS encoding response regulator: protein MSDINKKVADGINEFGKSFRVLLVDDSAFVVKQLQQILVSEQYSVVGTAENGEEGVMMYKELKPDVVTMDITMPKMDGITALTKIIEFDKNAKVVMVSALGKEDMVKKALLAGAKNYITKPLDRKKVLERIKMVLDKK, encoded by the coding sequence ATGTCTGATATAAATAAAAAAGTGGCAGATGGTATAAATGAGTTTGGTAAATCTTTTAGAGTTTTATTAGTAGATGATTCAGCATTTGTAGTGAAACAATTACAGCAAATATTGGTATCAGAGCAGTATAGTGTAGTAGGAACAGCAGAAAACGGAGAAGAGGGCGTAATGATGTATAAAGAGTTAAAGCCTGATGTTGTTACTATGGATATTACTATGCCTAAAATGGACGGTATTACAGCTCTTACTAAAATAATAGAGTTTGATAAAAATGCTAAAGTTGTTATGGTTAGTGCTTTAGGTAAAGAGGATATGGTTAAAAAGGCACTTCTTGCTGGTGCTAAAAATTATATTACTAAACCTTTGGATAGAAAGAAAGTTCTAGAGCGTATAAAAATGGTTCTAGATAAGAAATGA
- a CDS encoding CheR family methyltransferase, which translates to MSNNGLTEEYLELFKEFIYNKSGIRFNLINQVILESRIESSMKERNIFNVGDYFHLISTDKQELKLFLDNITTNLTKFFRTESNFNLLKNKVLPIVLNNKKYSEPIYIWSSGCSTGEEPYSIAMTCLETSKIYPEKVKIYATDISMQSLEVAKMGVYDKDKVANISDEYLNKYFDEMPNGKYKVKDYIKDMVSFEYHNLITPNNRYLNIDIVFCRNVLIYFDNESVKLTVNRFYDILNKHGFLFIGHSESLFGLDTKFKFNNIDNSIVYTKSEEVF; encoded by the coding sequence TTGAGTAATAATGGTTTAACTGAAGAATACTTAGAATTATTCAAGGAGTTTATATATAATAAAAGCGGTATACGTTTTAATCTCATTAATCAGGTAATACTAGAATCTAGAATAGAGTCTTCTATGAAAGAGAGAAATATTTTTAATGTAGGAGACTATTTTCATCTTATTTCTACTGATAAACAGGAACTGAAGCTGTTTTTAGATAATATAACTACAAATCTTACTAAATTTTTTAGAACAGAGAGTAATTTTAATTTATTAAAAAATAAAGTTTTGCCTATAGTATTGAACAATAAAAAATATTCAGAACCTATATATATATGGAGTTCAGGCTGTTCTACAGGAGAGGAGCCTTATTCTATAGCAATGACTTGTTTAGAAACATCAAAAATTTATCCGGAAAAAGTTAAAATATATGCAACAGATATTTCCATGCAATCTTTAGAGGTTGCAAAGATGGGGGTGTATGATAAAGATAAAGTTGCTAATATAAGCGATGAGTATTTAAATAAATATTTTGATGAAATGCCAAATGGCAAATATAAAGTAAAAGATTATATAAAAGATATGGTTAGTTTTGAGTATCATAATCTTATTACTCCTAATAATAGATATTTGAATATAGATATAGTTTTTTGCAGGAATGTACTTATATATTTTGATAATGAATCTGTTAAATTGACTGTTAATAGATTTTATGATATATTAAATAAACATGGATTTTTATTTATAGGTCATAGCGAGTCTTTATTTGGGCTTGATACGAAATTTAAATTTAATAATATAGATAATTCGATTGTATATACCAAAAGTGAGGAGGTATTTTAA
- a CDS encoding bactofilin family protein: protein MFRKNEISESNSIIGEGSYFRGEFTLNGSLRIDGCYEGDNLEVDSLTVGNSGKVKSNIKTNSAIIEGIVIGNIEAKNRVMLMPTSRVLGEIRTPELIIQNGVILEGVCIVSPDPKTNPRETILNLYNSSNNNQ, encoded by the coding sequence ATGTTTAGAAAAAATGAAATATCAGAATCAAATTCTATAATAGGTGAAGGTTCATATTTTAGAGGTGAGTTTACACTTAATGGCAGTTTAAGGATAGATGGTTGTTATGAGGGAGATAATCTTGAAGTTGACAGCCTTACTGTAGGAAACAGCGGAAAGGTAAAATCTAATATAAAAACTAATTCAGCTATTATTGAAGGAATAGTAATAGGAAATATTGAGGCAAAAAATAGAGTAATGCTTATGCCTACAAGCAGAGTTCTTGGCGAGATTCGCACTCCTGAGCTTATTATACAAAATGGTGTTATACTTGAAGGAGTTTGTATAGTATCGCCTGATCCTAAAACTAACCCTAGAGAAACTATACTTAATTTATATAACTCTTCAAATAATAATCAATAA
- a CDS encoding tetratricopeptide repeat protein translates to MPYLYDVERKINAKIIIATLAGIVVTAVLSYLFISNYIERKRIRYIYDYIALEDYDNASFIFKDLYSRKPLNKNILMAGIDLYYNILLITTDKDIITTASENITKYAKQMLLTSKFIKNKYIIYQRLAYGFQRLGSSYYIDAYNSYLEAIKNGDNRVSTVIELAKICYRIGYYEEAIENLEYAIKRDTENNKEFLNLELYYELAVAYEGNKNYTKAIQILSYIDGKFNNDYKLEAKSYSKLGDLYYRQGLYKESEFFYKKALLLDDKNPDLYYSIGELFRKTKRINEAIAMFREALKIDNNYKPARDALRRL, encoded by the coding sequence ATGCCTTATTTATATGATGTTGAAAGAAAGATTAATGCAAAAATCATTATTGCAACTTTGGCGGGTATTGTTGTAACTGCAGTACTCTCTTATTTATTTATTTCAAATTATATAGAAAGAAAAAGAATTAGATATATTTATGATTATATAGCCTTAGAAGATTATGATAATGCTTCTTTTATATTTAAAGACCTTTACAGCAGAAAGCCTTTAAATAAAAACATATTAATGGCAGGAATTGATTTGTATTATAATATTCTTCTAATAACCACAGATAAAGATATTATTACAACAGCAAGCGAAAATATTACTAAATATGCAAAGCAGATGTTATTAACATCAAAGTTTATCAAAAATAAATATATAATATATCAGAGATTAGCTTATGGATTTCAGAGGCTTGGAAGTTCTTATTATATAGATGCTTATAATTCTTATTTAGAGGCTATAAAAAATGGCGATAATAGAGTATCTACTGTTATAGAGCTTGCTAAGATATGTTACAGAATTGGATATTACGAAGAGGCAATAGAGAATTTAGAATATGCTATAAAAAGAGATACAGAAAATAACAAAGAGTTTTTAAACTTAGAATTATATTATGAACTTGCTGTTGCTTATGAAGGAAACAAAAATTACACTAAAGCAATACAAATACTTTCCTATATAGACGGTAAGTTTAATAATGATTATAAGCTTGAAGCTAAATCATATTCTAAGCTTGGTGATTTATATTACAGACAAGGATTATATAAAGAAAGCGAATTTTTTTACAAAAAAGCACTATTATTAGATGACAAAAATCCGGATTTATATTATAGTATAGGGGAATTATTTAGAAAAACAAAGCGGATAAACGAAGCAATTGCTATGTTTAGAGAAGCATTAAAAATAGATAATAACTATAAACCCGCTAGGGACGCATTAAGGAGATTATAG
- a CDS encoding rod shape-determining protein, with protein MFSWLYNMFSSDMGIDLGTANTLVYVKGEGIVLAEPSVVAIEKSTGNVIAVGNEAKRMLGKVPNSIAAIRPMRDGVIADFETVEKMIRYFINKVHNKKTLVKPRIAIGIPTGITEVERRAVRESCEQAGARTIFLIEQARAAAIGADMPINEPHGNMIIEIGGGTTEVAVLSLGSMVRSASIRVGGDELDDAIIKYMQRTHNLYIGEKTAEEIKINIGHAYKGDISKTMDIRGRDSVSGLPKTLTINSAEVKDAISDILLEILEAVKYVLNQTPPEIAADIVERGIVMSGGTSLLPGFTDLISIETGVPVILAESPLTCVAIGCGKFIEETRNLKNYRRFS; from the coding sequence ATGTTTAGTTGGTTGTATAATATGTTCTCAAGTGATATGGGAATAGATTTAGGTACTGCAAACACTTTAGTTTATGTTAAGGGAGAGGGGATTGTTTTAGCAGAGCCTTCTGTAGTTGCTATAGAGAAAAGCACTGGTAATGTTATAGCTGTTGGTAATGAGGCTAAAAGAATGCTTGGTAAAGTGCCAAATTCTATAGCTGCTATTAGACCTATGAGAGACGGGGTTATTGCAGATTTTGAAACTGTTGAAAAGATGATAAGATATTTTATCAATAAAGTTCACAATAAAAAAACTTTGGTAAAACCTAGAATTGCTATAGGTATTCCTACAGGCATTACAGAAGTTGAGAGGCGTGCTGTACGTGAAAGCTGCGAGCAGGCTGGAGCTAGAACTATATTTTTAATAGAGCAAGCAAGGGCTGCTGCAATTGGTGCTGATATGCCTATCAATGAGCCTCATGGTAATATGATTATAGAGATAGGAGGAGGTACTACTGAGGTTGCTGTACTTTCACTTGGAAGTATGGTGCGCAGTGCTTCTATACGTGTGGGCGGTGATGAGCTTGATGATGCTATTATTAAATATATGCAAAGAACTCACAACTTATATATTGGTGAAAAAACTGCTGAAGAGATTAAGATTAATATTGGTCATGCTTATAAGGGTGATATATCTAAGACTATGGATATAAGAGGAAGAGACTCTGTATCTGGTCTTCCTAAAACTTTAACTATCAATAGTGCTGAAGTAAAAGATGCTATATCTGATATATTGCTTGAGATATTAGAGGCTGTAAAATATGTACTTAATCAGACACCTCCAGAGATAGCTGCTGATATTGTTGAGAGAGGTATTGTTATGAGTGGAGGAACTTCTTTACTTCCTGGTTTTACAGATTTAATATCTATAGAGACTGGGGTTCCTGTTATACTTGCTGAGAGTCCTCTTACTTGTGTGGCTATTGGATGCGGTAAGTTTATAGAAGAGACTAGAAATTTAAAAAATTATAGAAGATTTTCTTAA
- the mreC gene encoding rod shape-determining protein MreC, with protein sequence MLKHKLLILYITLSLIASIFMVLNRSNFVFDLRSIYALGVYPIQSATQNISKAFVYLYTSVTDIFTLQSQLQVLRDRIAELNGTALEYEQLRQENSRLRALLNEAPTDEYPLEYAEIVSKDPQNFYNTIVINKGRAHGIVVGMPVISYKNGYKGLVGKVVEVRKYNSRVLSLIDERSQISVMLDSSKATGIMSGQNPRSTQTHLQYIDLQIDVEEGEKVYTSGMGGVFPSGILVGNVFKVEKKNYGLFHDLYIEPIVDFSTLENVYVIKKIPDREIIMLANEEYEEGEVTNK encoded by the coding sequence ATATTAAAACACAAATTACTTATACTTTATATTACGCTTAGCCTTATAGCGTCAATATTTATGGTGCTTAATAGGAGTAATTTTGTTTTTGATTTGCGTTCTATATATGCACTCGGTGTATACCCAATACAGAGTGCTACACAAAATATATCAAAGGCTTTTGTTTATCTTTACACAAGCGTTACAGATATATTTACACTTCAAAGTCAGCTTCAAGTACTTAGAGATAGAATAGCAGAATTAAACGGCACAGCTTTAGAATATGAACAGCTTCGTCAGGAGAACTCAAGGTTAAGAGCATTATTAAATGAAGCTCCAACAGATGAGTACCCATTAGAGTATGCTGAGATAGTTTCAAAAGACCCTCAAAACTTCTACAACACTATAGTGATTAACAAAGGAAGGGCTCATGGTATTGTTGTGGGTATGCCTGTTATATCATATAAAAATGGATATAAGGGGCTTGTTGGTAAGGTTGTGGAAGTGAGAAAATATAACAGCAGAGTTTTATCTCTTATAGATGAAAGGTCTCAAATATCTGTTATGCTTGATAGTTCTAAGGCTACTGGTATTATGAGCGGGCAGAATCCTCGTTCCACTCAAACACATTTACAATATATTGATTTGCAGATTGATGTTGAAGAGGGAGAAAAAGTTTATACTAGCGGAATGGGCGGAGTTTTCCCAAGCGGAATATTGGTTGGAAATGTGTTTAAAGTTGAGAAAAAGAATTATGGACTATTTCACGATTTGTATATTGAGCCTATAGTAGATTTTTCAACTTTAGAGAATGTGTATGTGATAAAAAAGATTCCAGACAGAGAAATTATTATGCTTGCTAATGAAGAATATGAAGAGGGTGAAGTTACAAATAAATGA
- the mreD gene encoding rod shape-determining protein MreD codes for MKRAITVIISSLILLIIQSSPAYDLIRITLGAKPDLLLIFLVFLSFRYGSFEGIIYGFFIGIMQDIVSSSTFGSYAIIFLNIGLVVGFFNSRIFIKQIAAGIFVTLIGYLIKIIALFFVMAIYADLSSVAVLMRSELFIGLPLTVILSSPLFILFEKIAPIVYDKNKIHVDDSTKTYED; via the coding sequence ATGAAAAGAGCAATAACTGTTATAATAAGTTCATTAATCCTTTTAATAATACAATCTTCTCCTGCTTATGATTTGATTAGAATAACATTGGGTGCTAAGCCTGATTTGCTTCTTATATTTTTAGTATTTTTGTCATTTAGATATGGTTCTTTTGAAGGAATAATATACGGCTTTTTTATAGGAATAATGCAAGATATTGTTTCTAGCTCTACATTTGGTTCTTATGCTATAATATTTCTTAATATTGGTTTGGTTGTTGGTTTCTTTAACAGCAGAATATTTATTAAGCAAATTGCTGCGGGTATATTTGTTACTTTAATTGGATATTTAATAAAGATTATTGCATTATTTTTTGTAATGGCAATATATGCAGATTTATCAAGTGTTGCTGTGCTTATGCGTTCAGAGTTATTTATAGGTCTTCCTCTCACAGTAATACTTTCTTCACCGTTATTTATACTATTTGAAAAGATTGCTCCTATAGTGTATGACAAAAACAAAATACATGTAGATGATAGCACCAAAACTTACGAAGATTGA
- a CDS encoding PIN/TRAM domain-containing protein, which yields MWRIIYFACSILALIFDYIYNKLFNINTIIFFVVSSIFIILLDLFFIRKKSSKTTLVIFVSFVLTIITVILTLNVINIIGINLSLNNKLIILFIEGYLTFSIISSLIPNISNMLKLTKTDKIKTAKILDTSVIVDGRVYDIAEKKFFDGLLILPEFVIKEIQFLSDSRDPQKRIRGRRALEILNKMKSSKNILLSVTDVDFPNIKEVDLKLIELAKKMDAKVITNDFNLMKVASIHGVDILNINDLANCLQVVVLPGETIKIDLIREGKDKQALGYLEDGTMIVVDNAKHLIGKSVDIEIDNVLPKEAGRVIFASLVSKQNNQQNNKKKQNREHK from the coding sequence ATGTGGAGAATAATTTATTTTGCTTGTTCTATTTTAGCACTTATATTTGATTATATTTATAATAAACTTTTTAATATAAATACTATTATATTTTTTGTTGTAAGTTCTATTTTTATAATATTATTGGATTTATTTTTTATAAGAAAAAAATCTTCAAAAACAACTTTAGTCATTTTTGTATCATTTGTTCTTACAATAATAACTGTAATACTTACTTTAAATGTTATAAATATAATAGGCATAAATTTATCATTAAACAACAAGCTTATAATACTATTTATTGAAGGATATTTGACTTTCTCTATAATATCATCATTGATACCAAATATATCAAATATGCTCAAACTTACAAAAACTGATAAAATAAAAACAGCTAAAATATTAGATACTTCTGTAATAGTAGACGGAAGAGTATATGATATAGCAGAGAAAAAATTCTTTGACGGACTTTTAATACTTCCAGAGTTTGTAATAAAAGAAATACAATTTTTAAGTGATTCAAGAGACCCTCAAAAAAGAATAAGAGGAAGAAGAGCTTTAGAAATATTAAATAAAATGAAATCTTCAAAAAATATATTACTTTCTGTAACAGATGTAGATTTTCCAAACATCAAGGAAGTAGATTTAAAACTCATAGAGCTTGCCAAAAAAATGGACGCTAAAGTAATTACTAATGACTTTAACTTGATGAAGGTGGCTTCTATTCATGGAGTTGATATATTAAATATTAATGATTTAGCTAATTGTTTGCAAGTAGTTGTGCTTCCTGGAGAGACCATAAAGATAGATTTGATAAGAGAAGGAAAAGATAAACAGGCATTAGGTTATTTAGAAGACGGCACTATGATAGTTGTAGATAATGCCAAACATTTAATAGGCAAAAGTGTTGATATAGAAATAGACAATGTGCTTCCTAAAGAGGCTGGAAGAGTAATATTTGCTTCTTTGGTAAGTAAACAAAATAATCAGCAAAACAATAAGAAAAAACAAAATAGAGAGCATAAATAA
- a CDS encoding CarD family transcriptional regulator — protein MYKVNSYVVYPMYGICKVIGIADNKVNSSVVECYVLECEGENITLKVPINRVKEYRIRKIISKAEAENFLNLLQTKPHDIENNWKIRYQENEEKLRSGEIKDTIEVARSLFTRNKLKELSASEKRLYEKAYMFIVNEISIALKKDRDQIEDIVSNALEKSAKKFKTKPAEKELIKPTKAAAKPAKKKKKEE, from the coding sequence ATGTATAAAGTAAATAGTTATGTTGTTTACCCTATGTATGGAATATGTAAAGTCATAGGTATAGCAGATAATAAAGTAAATTCTTCCGTTGTAGAATGCTATGTACTTGAATGTGAAGGTGAAAACATCACATTAAAAGTTCCTATAAATAGAGTTAAAGAATATCGTATACGTAAGATAATATCTAAAGCAGAAGCTGAAAATTTTTTGAACCTACTACAAACTAAACCTCATGATATAGAAAATAATTGGAAAATTCGTTATCAAGAAAATGAAGAAAAATTAAGAAGCGGTGAAATTAAAGATACTATAGAAGTGGCAAGAAGTTTGTTTACTAGAAATAAATTAAAAGAATTATCTGCAAGCGAAAAACGTTTGTATGAAAAAGCATATATGTTTATAGTAAATGAAATTAGTATAGCATTAAAAAAAGATAGAGACCAAATTGAAGATATAGTGTCTAATGCATTAGAAAAATCAGCTAAAAAGTTTAAAACTAAACCTGCTGAAAAAGAACTTATTAAACCAACTAAAGCTGCTGCTAAGCCTGCCAAAAAAAAGAAAAAAGAAGAGTGA
- the ispG gene encoding flavodoxin-dependent (E)-4-hydroxy-3-methylbut-2-enyl-diphosphate synthase, which yields MSKIVKIGNILIGGGNPVSIQSMTNTDTRNVKETVNQLKSLEEAGVDIVRLAVLDMEAAQAIKEIKKQTKLPLIADIHFDYRLALESMKSGIDALRLNPGNIKDKDKVKEVIKEAKQRDLTIRVGVNGGSLDRAIYKEVNAQNMVKSASEHIKLMEDLNFTNIKVSLKASDIKTTIEANTLFREKFDYPIHLGVTEAGTLRSSLIKSTSALSYLLMQGIGDTIRYSITGDPVEEVMAGKMLLKFLGLRKEPTVEIISCPTCGRCQVNVEEVASFIEKHVQNIKKNITIAIMGCVVNGPGEAKHADFGVAGSADGNFIYFEKDNEPIKVSKENIISFITKKIEEF from the coding sequence ATGAGTAAAATAGTAAAGATTGGAAATATACTAATAGGAGGCGGAAATCCTGTTAGCATACAATCTATGACAAATACTGATACTAGAAATGTTAAAGAAACTGTTAATCAATTAAAATCTCTTGAAGAGGCGGGTGTTGATATTGTAAGGCTTGCTGTACTTGATATGGAAGCAGCTCAAGCTATAAAAGAGATAAAAAAACAAACTAAACTTCCTTTAATAGCGGATATACATTTTGATTATAGGCTTGCTCTAGAGAGTATGAAAAGCGGTATTGATGCTTTGAGGCTTAATCCTGGTAATATAAAAGATAAAGATAAGGTAAAAGAGGTGATAAAAGAGGCAAAGCAAAGAGATTTAACTATAAGAGTTGGTGTTAATGGCGGAAGCTTGGATAGGGCTATATATAAAGAAGTAAATGCTCAAAATATGGTAAAAAGTGCTTCTGAGCATATAAAACTAATGGAAGACTTAAACTTTACAAATATAAAAGTATCATTAAAAGCATCTGATATCAAAACAACAATAGAGGCAAATACATTATTTAGAGAGAAATTTGATTATCCTATACATTTAGGTGTTACGGAGGCGGGTACATTAAGAAGTTCTTTAATTAAAAGTACTAGTGCTTTATCGTATTTACTTATGCAAGGAATAGGGGACACTATAAGATATTCTATTACAGGGGACCCTGTTGAAGAAGTAATGGCAGGAAAGATGCTTCTTAAGTTTTTGGGTTTAAGAAAAGAGCCTACTGTTGAGATAATATCATGTCCTACTTGCGGAAGATGTCAGGTGAATGTTGAGGAGGTTGCTAGCTTTATAGAAAAGCATGTACAAAATATAAAGAAAAATATCACTATTGCTATAATGGGCTGTGTGGTTAATGGACCTGGAGAGGCTAAGCATGCAGATTTTGGCGTGGCAGGAAGTGCAGACGGAAACTTTATATATTTTGAAAAAGATAATGAGCCTATAAAGGTATCAAAAGAAAATATTATAAGTTTTATCACAAAGAAGATAGAAGAGTTTTAG
- a CDS encoding FAD:protein FMN transferase: protein MTSKKKYYLLILVVVAALIATIFVYKNKEKYISTTIAISDTILNITAQTTEKKMYDLVASITNEINRMDNILNPYNTNSEIAIINKKSLENKEDVLRIEVSEDMAHLFETGLRYSKINPSFDISVRPLIELWGFGVKENQTVPKREEIESALKKIDYSKVSIITNNGKKFIELRDNLTFDFGSYGKGYIVTKLIDVFKNYNIKNYLIDYGGDTYANGVNSKGNPWVIAIRNPRNDEDGYLGLIQATNYTIVTSGDYERFFTENGTNYHHIIDAKIGYPTYNAMSATIVHTNAEEADALSTTAFLMGTNFFTNENYNYREAYIVDSNGDLYIATNESF, encoded by the coding sequence ATGACATCAAAGAAAAAATATTATCTATTAATTTTAGTTGTAGTAGCGGCATTAATTGCTACAATTTTTGTTTATAAAAATAAAGAAAAGTATATATCTACAACAATAGCGATAAGCGATACTATATTAAACATCACAGCTCAAACTACAGAAAAGAAAATGTATGATTTAGTTGCTTCTATAACGAATGAAATTAACAGAATGGATAATATATTAAATCCGTATAATACAAATAGTGAAATAGCAATTATAAATAAAAAAAGTTTAGAAAATAAAGAAGATGTTCTAAGAATAGAAGTTTCTGAAGATATGGCACATTTATTTGAAACAGGATTAAGATATTCTAAGATAAATCCTTCTTTTGATATAAGTGTGAGGCCGTTAATTGAGCTTTGGGGATTTGGTGTTAAAGAAAATCAAACTGTTCCAAAGAGAGAAGAGATTGAAAGTGCATTAAAGAAAATAGATTATTCAAAGGTAAGCATTATTACAAACAATGGAAAAAAGTTTATAGAGCTTAGGGATAATTTAACTTTTGATTTTGGCTCTTATGGAAAGGGTTATATTGTTACTAAACTTATAGATGTGTTTAAAAATTATAATATAAAAAACTATTTAATAGATTACGGCGGAGACACTTATGCTAATGGTGTAAACTCTAAAGGTAATCCTTGGGTGATAGCAATAAGAAATCCTAGAAACGATGAAGATGGATATTTAGGTTTAATACAAGCTACAAATTATACTATAGTAACAAGCGGAGATTATGAGAGATTTTTTACAGAAAACGGCACTAATTATCATCATATAATAGATGCAAAAATAGGTTATCCAACTTATAATGCAATGTCAGCTACTATTGTACACACCAATGCAGAAGAGGCTGATGCTTTATCTACAACAGCTTTTCTTATGGGCACTAATTTTTTCACTAATGAGAATTATAATTATAGAGAAGCTTATATAGTTGATTCTAATGGAGACTTATATATAGCAACGAACGAGAGTTTTTGA
- a CDS encoding energy transducer TonB family protein → MKDFLGKLKTIIVKKKDTIFAVIVSFILHIFVLSLVNTYIMESLFAYNDKLEKLLEEEKNKKDDYMFLVETPDVEEEENNEDTPFASDKSLVSRGQIDVKPSKVFSDASVFSFLGDGANSPIVERRDNINPNNNNNLQKQKDLGNDISREDVVPYKPKNPGLKGDTKIPASFEDGADRAVVLSSETGSIQLGTKAQEYFWYFYTLVGSIRDSWYLTIPNQAHFLGLLRSDEVEVLISIDLDGNIIFEKFLSNSKLGQSSLDNSCSKAIEYAKKLKPPPQGLVRDYAENGKIYIPFKFIYQNFSRE, encoded by the coding sequence ATGAAAGATTTTTTAGGTAAATTAAAAACTATAATAGTTAAAAAGAAAGATACTATATTCGCAGTAATAGTTTCATTTATACTTCATATATTTGTATTGAGTTTGGTAAATACTTATATAATGGAATCTTTGTTTGCGTATAATGATAAATTAGAAAAACTATTAGAAGAAGAAAAGAATAAAAAAGATGATTATATGTTTTTGGTAGAGACTCCAGATGTAGAAGAAGAGGAAAATAATGAAGATACACCATTTGCTTCAGATAAGTCATTAGTATCAAGAGGACAGATAGATGTAAAACCTTCAAAAGTATTTTCAGATGCTTCTGTGTTTTCTTTTTTGGGTGACGGTGCCAATAGTCCAATAGTTGAAAGACGCGATAATATAAATCCAAACAATAATAACAATTTACAAAAGCAAAAAGATTTAGGTAATGATATAAGCAGGGAAGATGTAGTTCCTTATAAGCCAAAAAATCCAGGTCTTAAAGGAGATACAAAAATACCAGCATCATTTGAAGACGGAGCAGATAGGGCGGTAGTTTTATCTAGTGAAACAGGAAGCATACAGCTTGGTACAAAGGCACAGGAATATTTTTGGTATTTTTACACTTTAGTTGGCTCTATAAGAGATTCTTGGTATTTAACTATTCCTAATCAGGCACATTTTTTGGGTCTTTTAAGAAGTGATGAGGTAGAGGTGCTTATATCTATAGATTTAGACGGAAATATTATTTTTGAGAAATTCTTAAGCAATTCAAAATTAGGTCAAAGCAGTTTGGATAATTCATGCTCAAAGGCTATAGAATATGCCAAAAAGTTAAAGCCTCCTCCACAAGGTTTGGTTCGAGATTATGCAGAAAATGGCAAAATATATATACCTTTTAAGTTCATATATCAAAATTTCAGCAGAGAGTGA